One part of the Parabacteroides distasonis ATCC 8503 genome encodes these proteins:
- the rpsI gene encoding 30S ribosomal protein S9, which translates to MEVVNAIGRRKAAVARVFVSEGTGKITINKRELEKYFPSSILQFIVKQPLAKLNVAEQYDIKINLDGGGFKGQSEAARLAISRALIKINPEDKAVLRAEGFVTRDPRAVERKKPGRPKARKRFQFSKR; encoded by the coding sequence ATGGAAGTAGTAAATGCAATAGGAAGACGTAAAGCGGCAGTCGCTCGCGTATTCGTTAGCGAAGGTACGGGAAAGATCACGATCAACAAACGTGAGCTGGAAAAATACTTTCCTTCTTCAATCCTTCAGTTTATCGTAAAGCAGCCGTTAGCAAAGTTGAACGTCGCAGAGCAATATGATATTAAGATCAACCTTGACGGTGGTGGTTTCAAAGGTCAGTCTGAGGCTGCCCGTTTGGCTATCTCTCGTGCGTTGATAAAGATTAATCCGGAAGATAAGGCTGTCTTGAGAGCGGAAGGATTCGTAACTCGCGATCCTCGTGCTGTTGAGCGTAAGAAACCGGGTCGTCCGAAAGCTCGTAAGAGATTCCAGTTCAGTAAACGTTAA
- a CDS encoding DUF6383 domain-containing protein translates to MNRKISTLLTAGLLVAGSLCGSAFAQNSIQSLLGLGSAVTELKSGAYVMTDANGLAYGFTSVSEDGVLQEGILDYKATSIADDKKDDVKQYIWKVTVTENLGAYSYKFENVATGKTLRVNTTAGSEAVELNSAASGNVIKDVFAFGATQIGTTGKYTASEKALFAYNGNKSDVFQLKWSAGGSLISTTASSFDLSFYAVESEELGAVGADELNDLYNTAGFSFVSKRLDSDQTSEPNGNLFNEKRIVARYVPSDLRVDATSYPSYSGSTADLKIPAGMYFFTENAPDKDDCSGTNAVSSGYKAWMDATVLVLSSTETVEGTNAGRASGDGFMLVEKKISELNLYQGTSSNWKAAGDEISINNANFRVQKSYSEGYPYELNVDRFRYRKQASKADQADAKVKLHILKHNDNYYLATTSTLTDASNNPINYFIFKQGAAGMKSGIELLNTEAKVSAYTIRVLDGKGVDKKDIKSVYGKYLTNAVKRGSFQFVAKAKVLSQLETPAYQWAISSVDDTYKVTFTNRETGEYFQASLFPKTDLGENVYELATDNKTVTAIYVNENTYREAEGDDADMQQLIVELTPAEVDPYAGFLNVDNETLVTMAFARDNNETSNKWYVAATENNLPLAVSEYILNKNDKFANEVSGAAQWQLVKEDNKRTIIERSFVYNKDGRVTVQARGDKAYAYVYRLQYINDGIETEEYFPAGSPNVSAQEELVGENNTTRFVIKQAADGSVYLIEVTSTSSNIASILNANTTSVVDATYKASIDECQYTTPSSVYAWPIATTPSSQQDWLLNTYLIVEAPEISYPAEEGHISLISEMNNYISMNEDRDGIVVNENQYSFYLQVTDKDAVVPSFYISNKGTVEDGNRLFLFNPKDSVNYYVADGTYDRKYQWNEDDTKAVFKPATLWESKDTLTTIVKGNKVAVAKEADDEGVLGGLDNFKVQIIQCEDDENAYRIRSVADKGSYLYGVNDKLSWSGNKKNAMRFTIAAGDPTSNESIADAAEGIKVIVGNGTIEIQGAAGKMVSVTNVLGKSIANTVLTSDNATIAAPAGIVVVSVEGEEAVKAVVK, encoded by the coding sequence ATGAACAGAAAGATTTCTACATTGTTAACGGCGGGTCTGCTCGTGGCAGGGTCGCTGTGCGGTAGTGCCTTCGCTCAAAACTCTATTCAAAGTTTATTGGGCTTGGGTAGTGCTGTTACGGAACTGAAATCCGGAGCTTATGTGATGACGGATGCCAACGGTTTAGCGTATGGTTTTACTTCTGTAAGCGAGGATGGTGTATTACAAGAAGGTATTCTTGATTATAAAGCTACTTCTATTGCGGATGACAAGAAAGATGATGTAAAGCAGTATATCTGGAAAGTTACCGTAACAGAGAATTTGGGCGCTTATTCGTACAAATTTGAGAATGTAGCCACAGGTAAGACTCTACGTGTCAACACGACTGCTGGTTCAGAGGCCGTAGAATTGAATAGTGCGGCTTCTGGAAATGTGATTAAAGATGTTTTTGCATTTGGAGCTACTCAAATCGGAACAACAGGTAAATATACTGCAAGCGAGAAGGCTCTATTCGCTTATAACGGGAATAAGAGTGATGTATTCCAGTTAAAATGGAGTGCTGGTGGCTCTTTAATTTCAACTACGGCTTCGTCTTTTGATTTATCTTTCTATGCGGTAGAATCAGAGGAATTAGGGGCTGTGGGAGCTGATGAGTTGAATGATTTGTATAACACGGCAGGTTTCTCTTTCGTCTCAAAAAGATTGGACTCCGATCAGACTAGCGAGCCTAATGGTAATCTATTCAATGAGAAAAGAATCGTTGCCCGTTATGTGCCTTCTGACTTGAGAGTGGACGCTACTTCTTATCCTTCCTATTCAGGAAGTACGGCTGATTTGAAGATTCCCGCTGGTATGTACTTCTTTACAGAGAATGCACCTGATAAGGATGATTGTAGCGGAACTAATGCTGTTTCTAGCGGTTATAAAGCTTGGATGGACGCAACTGTCTTGGTTTTAAGCTCAACCGAAACAGTGGAAGGTACAAATGCGGGACGTGCGTCTGGTGATGGATTCATGTTGGTAGAGAAAAAGATCAGCGAGTTGAATTTGTATCAAGGAACTTCTTCCAACTGGAAAGCCGCTGGCGATGAGATCTCCATAAACAACGCTAACTTCCGTGTACAGAAGAGTTATTCCGAGGGCTATCCGTATGAGTTGAACGTGGATCGATTCCGTTACCGCAAACAAGCGAGCAAAGCGGATCAAGCAGATGCCAAGGTGAAGTTGCATATCTTGAAGCACAATGACAACTACTATTTGGCCACGACTTCTACTTTGACGGATGCTAGCAATAACCCAATTAACTACTTTATATTCAAGCAAGGTGCTGCCGGGATGAAGAGCGGTATTGAGTTGTTGAATACAGAGGCGAAGGTTTCTGCTTATACAATCCGTGTCTTAGATGGTAAGGGTGTCGATAAGAAAGACATCAAGAGCGTATATGGAAAGTATTTGACGAATGCTGTTAAGAGAGGTTCGTTCCAATTTGTTGCGAAAGCTAAGGTTCTTTCTCAATTGGAAACTCCGGCTTATCAATGGGCTATTTCCAGTGTAGACGATACATATAAAGTGACATTCACGAACCGTGAGACCGGCGAGTATTTCCAAGCTAGCTTGTTCCCGAAAACTGATTTAGGCGAGAATGTTTACGAATTGGCTACAGATAACAAAACAGTTACCGCTATCTACGTAAATGAGAACACATATCGTGAGGCAGAGGGCGATGATGCTGATATGCAACAGCTAATCGTGGAATTGACTCCGGCAGAAGTTGATCCATACGCTGGTTTCTTGAACGTGGACAATGAGACTTTGGTGACGATGGCTTTTGCTCGTGATAACAACGAGACTTCTAATAAGTGGTATGTGGCAGCTACCGAAAATAATTTGCCTTTAGCAGTTTCAGAGTATATATTGAATAAGAATGATAAGTTCGCAAATGAGGTATCTGGCGCCGCTCAATGGCAATTGGTGAAAGAGGATAACAAACGTACGATCATCGAGCGTAGCTTTGTTTATAACAAGGATGGACGTGTGACTGTACAAGCTAGAGGTGATAAGGCTTATGCCTATGTTTATCGATTGCAGTATATCAATGATGGCATTGAAACCGAGGAATACTTCCCGGCAGGAAGTCCTAACGTGTCTGCCCAAGAGGAATTAGTTGGCGAAAATAACACTACACGTTTTGTGATTAAGCAAGCTGCTGATGGTTCTGTTTATTTGATTGAGGTGACAAGCACAAGCTCAAATATCGCTTCTATTTTAAATGCGAATACGACGTCTGTAGTAGACGCTACTTATAAGGCTTCTATCGACGAATGTCAATATACTACTCCGTCTTCTGTTTATGCATGGCCTATCGCTACAACTCCGAGTAGTCAACAAGATTGGTTATTGAATACTTACTTGATTGTTGAGGCTCCGGAAATCAGCTATCCCGCTGAGGAAGGACATATTTCCCTGATAAGCGAGATGAACAACTATATCTCCATGAACGAGGATCGTGATGGTATCGTTGTAAACGAGAATCAATATTCTTTCTACTTACAGGTAACAGATAAGGATGCGGTAGTTCCTTCTTTCTATATCTCTAACAAAGGTACGGTTGAGGATGGTAACAGACTGTTCTTATTCAATCCGAAAGACTCTGTAAACTACTATGTGGCAGACGGTACATACGACAGAAAGTATCAATGGAACGAGGATGACACGAAGGCTGTCTTCAAGCCGGCCACTCTTTGGGAAAGTAAGGATACTTTGACTACGATCGTTAAAGGTAACAAGGTTGCCGTGGCTAAAGAGGCTGATGATGAGGGTGTATTAGGAGGCTTGGACAACTTCAAGGTTCAGATCATCCAGTGTGAGGACGACGAGAACGCTTATCGTATCCGTTCTGTAGCTGATAAGGGTTCTTATTTATATGGTGTCAACGATAAATTGTCTTGGAGCGGTAACAAGAAAAACGCTATGCGTTTCACTATCGCTGCTGGTGATCCTACTTCCAATGAGTCTATCGCTGATGCTGCCGAAGGCATCAAGGTTATCGTTGGCAACGGTACGATCGAGATCCAAGGTGCGGCTGGCAAGATGGTTTCTGTAACGAACGTTCTTGGCAAGTCTATCGCTAACACGGTTCTTACTTCCGATAACGCTACGATCGCTGCTCCGGCAGGTATCGTTGTGGTGTCTGTAGAAGGCGAGGAAGCTGTTAAGGCAGTCGTTAAATAA
- the rplM gene encoding 50S ribosomal protein L13: MDTLSFKTISANKATVNKEWVIVDAEGQTLGRLCAKVAKLLRGKYKPNFTPHVDCGDNVIIINADKVVLTGNKWNDRIYLRYTGYPGGQIEYTPADLLKKGGDRLFRKVVKGMLPKNRLGAKLLNNMYVYEGTEHKHEAQQPKLIDINSYK; this comes from the coding sequence GTGGATACTTTAAGTTTTAAGACCATTTCTGCAAACAAGGCAACTGTAAACAAAGAGTGGGTCATTGTTGATGCTGAAGGCCAGACGTTAGGTCGCCTTTGCGCTAAAGTAGCGAAGCTTTTGCGCGGTAAGTACAAACCCAATTTCACTCCGCACGTTGACTGTGGTGATAATGTAATCATCATCAATGCAGACAAAGTCGTTCTGACTGGTAACAAGTGGAACGATCGTATTTATTTGAGATATACCGGATATCCCGGTGGACAGATCGAGTATACTCCGGCTGATCTTTTGAAGAAAGGTGGCGACCGTCTGTTCCGTAAAGTAGTAAAAGGTATGTTGCCTAAGAACCGTCTGGGTGCAAAGTTGTTGAACAACATGTACGTTTATGAGGGAACTGAGCACAAGCACGAGGCTCAACAACCTAAGTTAATCGATATAAACTCATATAAATAA
- the tsf gene encoding translation elongation factor Ts, with protein sequence MAVTMADITKLRKMSGAGMMDCKKALTESDGDIEKAMEIIRKKGQAIAAKRSDREAAEGCVLAKKDGEFAAIIALKCETDFVAKNEDFVALTQAILDAAVANKCRTLDEVKALPMGKGTIQEAVTDRSGITGEKMELDGYCVVEGAYTTVYNHMGKNQLCTIAAFNKESEEAAHNIVMQIAAMNPIAIDEAGVPESVKEKEIQVAIEKTKAEQVQKAVEAALKKAGINPSHVDSEAHMESNMDKGWITAEDVAKAKEIIATVSAEKAANLPQQMIENIAKGRLGKFLKEVCLLNQEDIMDGKKTVRETMKEIDPELQILAFKRFTLRAE encoded by the coding sequence ATGGCTGTAACAATGGCTGATATTACCAAGCTGCGCAAAATGAGTGGAGCTGGTATGATGGACTGTAAGAAGGCTTTGACAGAGTCTGACGGTGACATCGAGAAAGCAATGGAAATTATCCGTAAAAAAGGACAGGCTATCGCCGCTAAACGTTCTGATCGTGAGGCTGCCGAGGGTTGTGTGTTGGCTAAGAAGGATGGCGAGTTCGCCGCTATCATCGCTTTGAAGTGCGAAACGGACTTCGTGGCTAAGAATGAGGACTTCGTGGCTTTGACTCAAGCTATCTTGGACGCTGCCGTGGCTAACAAATGCCGTACTTTGGACGAGGTGAAAGCTTTGCCTATGGGCAAGGGTACTATCCAAGAAGCTGTTACGGATCGTAGTGGTATCACTGGCGAGAAAATGGAGTTGGATGGCTACTGCGTAGTTGAAGGTGCTTACACTACTGTATACAACCATATGGGTAAGAACCAACTTTGTACGATCGCCGCTTTCAACAAGGAGTCTGAGGAAGCCGCTCACAATATTGTTATGCAGATCGCCGCTATGAATCCGATTGCTATTGATGAGGCTGGTGTTCCTGAGTCTGTAAAAGAGAAAGAGATCCAGGTTGCTATCGAGAAGACGAAGGCTGAGCAGGTGCAGAAGGCTGTAGAGGCTGCATTGAAGAAGGCTGGTATTAATCCTTCGCATGTAGATAGCGAGGCTCACATGGAAAGTAACATGGATAAGGGTTGGATCACGGCAGAGGATGTAGCTAAGGCTAAAGAAATCATTGCTACTGTTTCCGCTGAGAAGGCGGCTAACTTACCTCAACAGATGATCGAGAATATCGCTAAGGGTCGTCTGGGCAAGTTCTTGAAAGAGGTTTGCTTGTTGAACCAAGAAGACATTATGGATGGCAAGAAGACTGTAAGAGAGACAATGAAGGAGATCGATCCTGAGTTACAAATCTTGGCGTTCAAACGTTTCACTTTGCGTGCTGAGTAA
- a CDS encoding pyridoxal phosphate-dependent aminotransferase, which produces MTQVSDRLASLSPSATLAMSQKSGELKAQGIDVINLSVGEPDFNTPDFIKEAAKKAIDDNFSRYSPVAGYPALRNAIVAKLKNENGLEYTAGQISCANGAKQSVCNTVMVLVNPGDEVIIPAPFWVSYPEMVKLAEGTPVIVPAGIEQDFKITPAQLEAAITPKTKALILCSPSNPTGSVYSAEELAGLAEVLKKHPDIIVIADEIYEHINYIGKHNSIASIEGMKDRTVIVNGVSKAYAMTGWRIGFIAGPEWIVKAVNKLQGQYTSGPCSVSQKAAEAAYTGSQEPVEEMRKAFERRRDLIVNLAKEVPGFEVNKPEGAFYLFPKCSYYYGKTDGTRVINNADDLAMYLLEVAHVACVGGTSFGAPECIRMSYATSDENIAEAIKRIKDALAALK; this is translated from the coding sequence ATGACACAAGTCTCAGATCGTTTAGCGAGTTTATCGCCTTCAGCAACATTGGCGATGTCACAAAAGAGCGGTGAGTTGAAAGCTCAAGGTATCGATGTTATCAACTTAAGTGTGGGAGAACCCGATTTCAATACTCCCGACTTCATTAAAGAAGCCGCGAAGAAGGCGATTGACGATAATTTCTCACGTTATTCTCCCGTAGCGGGTTATCCGGCATTACGTAATGCTATCGTTGCCAAATTGAAGAACGAGAATGGACTGGAATATACAGCAGGCCAGATCTCTTGTGCAAACGGTGCCAAACAATCCGTTTGTAACACGGTCATGGTATTGGTAAATCCGGGGGACGAGGTTATCATCCCTGCCCCTTTCTGGGTAAGCTATCCGGAGATGGTGAAGTTAGCGGAAGGAACTCCCGTTATCGTTCCGGCTGGTATCGAGCAAGATTTCAAGATCACTCCAGCTCAGCTGGAAGCCGCTATTACGCCTAAGACAAAAGCGTTAATCCTTTGCTCCCCCTCCAACCCGACGGGTTCTGTTTACAGCGCCGAGGAATTGGCAGGTTTAGCGGAAGTATTGAAAAAACATCCGGATATCATCGTTATAGCGGATGAGATCTACGAACATATTAACTATATTGGTAAACACAACAGCATCGCTTCTATCGAAGGAATGAAAGACCGTACGGTTATCGTAAACGGCGTTTCCAAAGCGTATGCGATGACTGGCTGGCGTATCGGTTTCATCGCCGGACCGGAATGGATCGTGAAAGCGGTTAATAAATTACAAGGACAATATACCTCTGGCCCTTGCTCCGTATCTCAAAAAGCGGCGGAAGCGGCTTATACAGGCTCACAAGAACCCGTTGAGGAAATGCGTAAGGCCTTCGAACGTCGTCGTGACTTAATCGTTAATTTAGCGAAAGAAGTTCCGGGCTTCGAGGTGAATAAGCCGGAAGGCGCCTTCTACTTATTCCCCAAATGTAGTTATTATTACGGCAAGACAGATGGAACCCGTGTAATCAACAACGCTGATGACTTAGCTATGTATCTCTTAGAAGTAGCGCACGTAGCTTGCGTAGGTGGTACCTCTTTCGGGGCACCCGAGTGTATCCGCATGAGTTACGCTACCAGCGATGAGAATATCGCAGAGGCGATCAAACGTATTAAGGATGCGTTGGCCGCATTGAAATAA
- the rpsB gene encoding 30S ribosomal protein S2: protein MSRVNFDQLLEAGVHFGHLKRKWNPAMAPYIFMERNGIHIIDLYKTVAKVDEAAEVMKNLAKQGKKVLFVATKKQAKQVVADKAASVGMPYVIERWPGGMLTNFPTIRKAIKKMATIDKMTKDGTFDNLSKREKLQITRQRAKLEKTLGSIVDLTRLPSALFVVDVMKEHIAVREANRLGIPVFGMVDTNSNPNNIDYVIPANDDATKSVEVILGAICEAMNEGLQERKAEKIDAEAAEEAPKRERKAKAAVKKERTKKEDDDALNANVAGKFAKDEE from the coding sequence ATGTCAAGAGTAAATTTTGATCAATTATTAGAGGCTGGTGTACACTTCGGACACTTAAAAAGAAAGTGGAATCCCGCTATGGCTCCTTATATCTTCATGGAGCGCAATGGTATTCATATCATTGACCTTTATAAAACAGTTGCTAAAGTAGACGAAGCCGCTGAAGTTATGAAGAACTTGGCTAAACAAGGCAAGAAAGTTCTTTTCGTGGCTACCAAAAAACAAGCTAAACAAGTTGTCGCTGATAAGGCTGCTTCCGTAGGTATGCCTTACGTTATCGAGCGCTGGCCGGGTGGTATGTTGACCAACTTCCCGACGATCCGTAAAGCTATCAAGAAGATGGCTACTATCGATAAGATGACAAAAGATGGTACATTTGATAATCTTTCTAAGAGAGAAAAACTTCAAATCACTCGCCAACGCGCTAAGTTGGAGAAGACTTTAGGTTCTATCGTAGACCTTACTCGTCTTCCGTCAGCGTTGTTCGTTGTAGACGTGATGAAAGAGCATATCGCTGTTCGCGAGGCTAACCGTTTGGGTATCCCTGTATTCGGTATGGTTGATACGAACTCTAATCCGAACAATATCGACTACGTTATCCCGGCTAACGATGACGCTACAAAGTCTGTAGAGGTTATCTTGGGCGCTATCTGCGAGGCTATGAACGAAGGCTTGCAAGAGCGTAAGGCTGAGAAAATTGACGCAGAGGCTGCTGAGGAAGCTCCGAAAAGAGAGCGTAAGGCAAAAGCTGCTGTTAAGAAAGAACGTACGAAGAAAGAAGACGACGATGCGTTGAACGCTAACGTTGCCGGTAAGTTCGCGAAAGACGAAGAATAA
- a CDS encoding bifunctional 3,4-dihydroxy-2-butanone-4-phosphate synthase/GTP cyclohydrolase II, translating to MSEIQLNTIEEAIEDFREGKFLIVVDDEDRENEGDFIIAAEKVTPEKINFMLKNGRGVLCAPITEERCQELELDMQVANNTSLLGTPFTITVDKLGGKCTTGVSMYDRAETILALADPKTKPSDLGRPGHINPLRARSRGVLRRAGHTEAAVDLARLAGLYPAGALIEIINEDGTMARLPQLIEVAKKFDIKIICIKDLIAYRLRTESIVENGVEVDLPTEYGHFRLIPFRQKSNGLEHIALIKGKFEKDEPILVRVHSSCATGDIFGSMRCECGEQLHEAMRRIDQEGKGVIVYLNQEGRGIGLMEKMKAYKLQEDGLDTVDANLHLGHQADERDYGVGAQILRHIGVTKMRLMSNNPVKRVGLEAYGLEVVENVPIEVKPNPYNEFYMKTKKERMGHVLHNIK from the coding sequence ATGAGCGAGATTCAATTAAACACCATCGAAGAAGCTATCGAGGATTTCCGTGAAGGAAAGTTCTTAATCGTTGTAGACGACGAGGACCGGGAGAATGAAGGAGACTTTATCATCGCGGCCGAGAAAGTAACCCCGGAAAAAATCAACTTCATGTTGAAAAACGGACGAGGTGTATTATGCGCCCCGATCACGGAAGAACGTTGCCAAGAGTTGGAGCTGGATATGCAAGTTGCCAATAACACCTCTTTACTAGGTACTCCTTTCACGATAACAGTAGATAAATTAGGAGGGAAATGTACGACCGGCGTTTCCATGTACGACCGTGCGGAAACGATCTTGGCGCTGGCTGATCCAAAGACCAAGCCATCCGATCTGGGACGTCCCGGACATATCAATCCGCTCCGTGCCCGCTCTCGTGGCGTACTTCGCCGTGCGGGTCATACAGAGGCTGCCGTGGATTTGGCCCGGTTAGCCGGTTTATATCCCGCCGGAGCCTTGATCGAGATCATCAACGAGGATGGAACCATGGCACGTCTGCCGCAATTAATTGAGGTAGCCAAGAAATTCGATATCAAGATTATTTGCATCAAGGACCTGATCGCTTATCGCCTCCGGACCGAATCGATCGTAGAGAACGGCGTAGAGGTAGATCTCCCTACCGAGTACGGACATTTCCGTCTCATTCCTTTCCGCCAGAAAAGCAATGGATTAGAGCATATAGCTTTGATAAAGGGTAAATTCGAAAAAGACGAGCCTATCTTAGTACGCGTGCACTCATCTTGCGCTACAGGTGATATCTTCGGTTCCATGCGTTGCGAGTGCGGAGAGCAACTGCACGAGGCTATGCGCCGCATCGACCAAGAAGGCAAAGGGGTTATCGTTTACCTGAACCAAGAAGGACGAGGCATCGGATTGATGGAGAAGATGAAAGCATACAAGCTCCAAGAGGATGGTTTGGATACGGTGGACGCGAACTTGCATTTAGGCCATCAAGCGGATGAGCGAGATTATGGTGTCGGAGCACAGATCTTACGTCATATCGGCGTAACGAAAATGCGCCTGATGAGCAATAATCCGGTAAAACGCGTAGGTCTGGAAGCATACGGACTTGAGGTAGTAGAGAACGTTCCTATCGAGGTGAAACCAAATCCATACAACGAATTCTACATGAAAACGAAGAAAGAACGTATGGGGCATGTGCTGCATAACATTAAATAG
- a CDS encoding porin family protein has translation MRKIGLLLIAVMMILPAMAQVSFGVRAGGAYSSLIQKVEDTYEAGARFGFSIAGLADIPLSKNKKWSLRPEVAFVNQGGAYYSNQDIHGMALHNKCWYYSLQIPVNVAYTFTFTDVHLSVFAGPTFDWSLFGKMKSRETNPDLHFGVSEEKDLKPCDFGMNVGLSVEYSNFFFSVSSLCGMIDRRALKRDGETSVYQNNVTFSLGYYFRK, from the coding sequence ATGAGAAAGATCGGATTGTTGTTGATTGCCGTGATGATGATTTTACCGGCGATGGCTCAGGTTTCTTTCGGCGTACGTGCCGGAGGCGCTTATTCTTCGTTGATCCAGAAAGTGGAGGATACGTATGAGGCGGGAGCCCGCTTCGGTTTCAGCATAGCGGGTTTGGCGGATATTCCTTTGAGTAAGAATAAAAAATGGTCGCTTCGTCCTGAGGTGGCGTTCGTAAACCAAGGTGGCGCTTATTATTCGAATCAGGATATACATGGGATGGCGCTTCATAATAAATGTTGGTATTACTCTTTGCAGATACCCGTGAATGTGGCTTATACGTTTACCTTCACGGACGTTCATCTGTCCGTATTCGCCGGTCCTACCTTTGATTGGTCCTTGTTTGGCAAGATGAAGAGCCGAGAGACCAATCCGGATCTCCATTTCGGCGTATCCGAGGAGAAGGATTTGAAACCTTGCGATTTTGGCATGAACGTCGGCCTATCGGTAGAATATAGTAACTTTTTCTTTTCCGTAAGTTCCCTATGCGGCATGATAGACCGCCGTGCCTTGAAGCGTGACGGCGAGACTTCCGTTTATCAAAATAACGTGACATTCTCTTTGGGGTATTACTTCCGTAAGTGA